A stretch of DNA from Balearica regulorum gibbericeps isolate bBalReg1 chromosome 7, bBalReg1.pri, whole genome shotgun sequence:
TCTTATCACCAGGATTAGTATCTGTTCTGCTATAGAATTTTCTCAAGACTTACGTTGTTTATTATGGACTTGAATGTGGACTAAGCCTTTTTAAGCTTCAAGTGTTCATTTcatgtccttttttctttgttttttaagagaTTGTTTATATTAAGTCTATGGAAAACCAGACTTGTTTTATATTCTTGAGCAAGCGATGGATGTCTTGCTACCTGGTTGTAGAGTTTAAAACTCCTTACTAAataagttggggttttttccccatttttattttagttttagttgtttgtttgttgttgtggctttttttttttacttaaactgtgaatgtaaatatttttgcttagaGGAGATTGAAATTATCCTCTTAAGGTTTAAGGAGATGGAGTAAGGTACTCTggaaaattgcattaaaaatcatagaaagATAAGAAACAGTCTTGTGCCTTACTATTGCTTGCTAAAATaggtgtgttttttaaaaatttatttaaatagtaGCAGTTCATACAATTAGGCTACATACGGCAAGTGTAATCAGTTGTTTCAGAATAGCATCCgcataaaaaaatccagtctgtTTAGTGGAATGGTGCCCTAAAGGAAATTATCTGAATCAGGTGTCCTAGGAAAGTTTTCCCTTTATGTAGATAAGGCCatgaaaagatggaaagaaacttttttgagaggggaaggaaaaaaaaaaaaggcttggcTTGATCCTGTGTTACTGAATACACTTAAGATCTTGCAAAGATCTGCGTAAGATAAGCAATTCTATAGCCAGGTgttgaaaatttaaatatggGTTAAAAGtattatataaaaatgaaagtaatcttttctgctttcagttgaAAGTTAACATATGAGAGTACTGCCCTTGTTATTTTTGAGGTCTTGAAGATATTTTGCCATTTacttaaaaacccccacacagGAGCCAGGTTAACAGTCAGTTATGTTAATCTGACTTtctctgtaaaaacaaatgtgaCCAATCAGTTTGAAAAGATAAGAGAAGACTTTTCTTTGCTTGTGTTTGGCCTTTTTATGGTGCCTATCTAGTTAGTTTCATTGTttgctccctcccccccccccccccccccccccccttcacaGCATGAGAATTATTAACTCTTTGAAATATGctctgttttactttaaaatacagtgcCTCTGTAACAGTGGCCTTTTGCTATTGAAATCATGGGAAAACAGTCACCGAAGGCAGTTATAGATAGAGTGTATCTTCACAGGGAGAGAACCATACCGGCCTGTGTGAGACCTTAGGCTGGTATCTACCCGTGGGGCTGGGTCATAGCTGGTCTTGAATGACAGGTTCTTTAACAGTGAGATTGCCAGAGGCTCTGCCTGGGAAAAGGACTTTTCAAAGAGAGCTCTTCTCACTGACCAGCACTCCTGCCATTTGTTTTAAGCTAACAAGACAATTCCCCCAAAACTCTTGTGCACTACAGGGGAAAAACTTCATTAGATTGATTGCCAGTTAATGGTATTAGATGTTCCTTTTTAAATCGTATGTCTACCATTTAAAATGTGGGGCAAATGCTGTTGCAAAACATATGCActctttttataattttaaagtaaaacctTTCAGGTAATTTTCTTAAGCATCTGTCAAGTTTGACTTTGCGGAACTTCAGGAAATAACTGTCTGCATTATAGTTTTTCAAATTCCAATTTCCTGTTTTTTGGTGATAACTGCCAACTCTGGAAATGTGAGCTATTTATTTCTGGTAATTAAAGATGTATGGAGAAATGTACTTGAAATAAATGCCTTGTGTCTACAAGCAGATTACCTAAACCAAGAAAACATTCAGTGTTCACAGTGACCATCACTGAAAATCTGTAGGTGTTTCACAGAATACTGTAATTGAGCCAACTGTCTATTAACTGCCTTCATATATGAATCTGCCTTAGAGTATCTTTAGAGTGGTAGCATTTTTTTATGTGCGTGCAGTGGTAAAAGGTTCACTGTTAATTAGCCCATTACCTTTCAGCTCCAATGGCGATTCCTCCGTCATATGTAGACCTGGGCAAATCTGCCAGAGATATCTTCAATAAAGGATATGGTAAGATTAGTACCTTTTATGAAACCTGGTGTTTGTGGTGCAGCAATGAATTGCCTTTTTAAGCCTGTATGCAAAATTGAATGCTCAGGTGCCTGTGtttctggggagggggaaggtgtGTTGTTTTTATGTCATTACTGTCAAGTAACAGATCattggaggttttttgtggGCTGCTTTGATGTGAAGTCTGTTAAATCTTAGTGCTTTAGCCACACAAATGTCAGAGGTGTACAAGTATGCAAGAATGTAAGCATCAAGTGTAATTTAACTTAGGAGTACATTTTGTTTACCAATCTGTCTGTGCCACATTTGTTGATATAGAAAGGGATATATACTGCTGTAACATTATAACCTTTTTTGGAATAGAAAGAGGAATAGCTATTGGGATAAAGAATCCTTCAACACTTAAAAATGCTTCAATACCGCGTGGTTAAATTCTGCTTTGTTacagtgctttttctttctggtcttTGGGAATGCACGTGAGGGCTTTTTCACCAAGGCTGTTACTCAGTTCGAAGGGTAGCAATGTGAGTTGACATTCCCATAAAGCCTACTTATATTACAGTTCCAATGACTGTGTATTTCGCAGTGACTTCACTTTtacagttttttgtttgggtttttttttactttgagatATTTCTTCTTGGTACTGAGACATGAATTTTATGCATTGGAATAATTGACTACAAGGCCAATGCCATCCcagggacagaaaagaaaatgcattttgtctgTCGTTAAATTGAAAGTCATGGTTTGGTAGTTAAATACACAGTGCTCAACTGAGAGGCTACTCACCACTTCCTGTATGGTGATGATAGAGCAGAATTCCTGGCTTGTTCTAGAGTGGCCTCCTCTACTTACTGTGGCCTCTAAAATTTAGTCTATGgttgtttttatatatgtatatatgtggcACATTGCTGAGACTGTTTGGAAAACTAGCGTCTTGGAAAATGTGTATGGTCTTAGTTAAAGTCTACTGGTGTAACCTTGACTTCTGTTTCTTAAGGTTTTGGGTTGGTGAAACTGgatgtgaaaacaaaatctgcaAGCGGAGTGGTGAGTTTAAATATCtcttatttgttttattttttttctgaatatgttCTGATGTTTAATTAGAAAGGACACCTTCCAGATGCTTTTAAGTAGTTTATAGGTTATATGAATGATAAACTTCTGgtgtgaaataatttcagaagccCCTAAAGATCCGACTTTATTTTGGATGTAACAGAGGTATCACACTGTTTAGTAATACTTGTAGAATAAAAAGGTTTATTAGTTGTCTTCTGTGTGAAGGTGAACAAATAGCTGACacatttttgaagtattttaatatatcaATCATAGTACAgagaatttatttctgaaatactttgtgttactatttttatttggtgGAAATTTCTGGCATCTTAATGGTTGTGTGAAGTAGTTGGCAGTGATTTAGTGCATCGAATCTTTGGCTCCTCTTTAAAGGTATTGAAGTTTTGCAGTAATATTCTATGCAAGCAGTGCTGCCTGtaatttttatctatttctaGAGCAAACTTTGCAAGATAtagaggtagatttttttttttccataactgGAAGCTTTAACAGTGTAAATGGCTGTTAGAAACAAGGTGTGTGGGCTATATGCTGTGTTTTTACTAGAAGTCTGTATCCCAACTGAAGCACAGTTTGCAAGAGCCCTATTATAGATGTAGTTGTTCTTATTTTACCTTGTTTCTTTCGAGGACTGCCAGGAATACTGgtaaaactctgaaaaatccAAGCCCTCATATGAATCCCATATCGGTTATAAGCCATCCTTCCCAGGAGGAGAAAGTGCTGGCATGTATGTACTGtagatattttaaagcagagataAGAGATAATGTAATAATTTGCTGCTCCTGAAGCTACTACCACAATGGTTGCAGTCACATACAGCCTGTGCAGTAGGAATAGCACAAAGCACAAAGTTAAAGCTGAAGGTATTTGGACTTGAAGTTGTGTAGTTCCTGTTGCTTGCCAAGAAATAGACCTTACTAAAATTATGCAACTGTGTGGATGGTTTAGTGATTCACTAACATAATTCAAGTAAATGTCTTGGCCATGGTTAAATTTGATCAGCCACTATTAAAGAGCGGTCTCATGTGCGTTTGTGATGTGTGCTCGGTCTTGGGCTGTGAGAATACAGATACTTAAGGACTTGAtttcaaatctgtatttccttCTGGGGGAGGTGAGTGTGAGGAGTCGATTTGAAAATAATACTGTGCATggagaaagagattaaaattttgatttatgttttaaaaagttgaaataataaactttttaaacCACAAGGGTAATAGTATTTCAGTGGAGAGAGCTCCTTAATGTATATCTGCAAACCAGACTTTCACTTCTGCTAGGTATTGCCTTTAGTTTCTGAATAGTGGTACACAGAAATTATTCATTCTGTTCTTTATGAGAGTCCAAATAGCGAGAGACATCAGGGACTATTTAGTTTAATAAGGACATGTGAGTGATATTGCTAACTCTTAAATACTTTCAAGAATCTAGTCTAGAAttggtctagtggaaggtgtccctgcccatggcagaggggttggaactagatgatctttaaggtcccctccaacccaaaccattctgtgattaattCCAGGGAAGACTCTACCAGAAGCATAAAATCAAGACTGTTGCCTTAGCTCACAAATCAaacatttatgttcctcctGCGTGTCATTAAACCAGAGTGTCAGAGGAATCCGAATTGTATAGATGTCAGTGAAAACGCGTGTATGTAACTTATTTTTGGAGGTGGTTGACTGGAATAATGAAAATACGTATGTGATCCTTAAAAAATTTCACTGGAGTTGCATTATGTGCCTTACAGTGTTCTTCGCTcttagtttgatttttaatttgcttgttAGGAGCCTCAAACTTAACCTTATATTTCAAGAACCTGTTTCAGCTTTTGAGGAGAGTACTTCTGGTAACTATTGTCTTGCTTCTGAGTTATGTTGCAAACCTGGACACTTTGTAATAGTGGCCCAAACCTGCAGTTGagatggggagtggggggaggcCTCCATGTTGGCATGAATCATCTAGTTCTTCTTGTCTGTGTTGTTCCCCCTTCTCCCACCGGCAAGTTGTCTAATGTTGTTAAACTTGTTGCATAGAATAACAAGATCTTAatgtttgctgaagaaaaatcttttctctttttgcactGTGTAATGCTTTCAGGATCACATGCATCTTCTGTATAACGTGGACACtggttttttttaggaattcACAACATCTGGTTCATCGAACACAGACACTGGAAAAGTGAATGGGAGCTTGGAGACCAAATACAAGTGGGCTGAGTATGGGCTGACTTTCACAGAGAAATGGAACACAGATAACACTCTGGGAACAGAAATTGCAATTGAAGATCAGGTAATAGATTAGGAGagtgtttatttgttttgcctaACTAGCAGAACTGAATTTGTAGCTTTATCTTATCTTCTCCCCTTTCAATTAGATTGCCAAAGGCTTGAAGTTGACATTTGATACAACTTTCTCACCAAATACGGGGTAAGGATTGTTAACCTTTTTACCTTATTTAGGGCAGTAACAACACTCAGTCAGTAAATGTTCGTCTGGTCTGCTCTGTTGACAGGAATGTTTGTATGGTTTGCTATTGCTCCAAATTAGCAAATCCCAATGCTAAAGGTTTCTGCTCTTTAGCATCACATCTTATTCTACGGGGTTAGTATTGGACATTTCACAACAGCccattttgcttattttctagGGTAGAAATACTTGGAAGATGCAGGAGGCATGAAAGTGCCTCTACGTTAATCAGAAAATGCCTGTGTGTGGTACCCCTGTGCTTTCTTGATGGGCTAGCTGTGCTTTGGCCCAGTCTAGAGGATGCATGTGCATGGCATTTAGAGACATTGTGTATAGTCACATGGCTCGAATTTGGCAGTTCATTGAGGCAGATCAAGCCTTGTCTTAAGATAactgtttctctgtttcagaaagaaaagtggtAAAATTAAGTCAGCTTATAAACGTGAATGCCTAAACCTAGGTTGTGATGTTGACTTTGATTTTGCTGGACCTGCAATCCATGGTTCAGCTGTCTTTGGTTATGAAGGCTGGCTTGCTGGTTATCAGATGACATTTGATAGTGCCAAATCAAAATTGACAAGAAATAACTTCTCTGTGGGTTACAAGACTGGAGACTTCCAACTGCACACTAACGTGTAAGTACTGAAAATTGTGTCCAGATTTACAGAAGCAGGCTTTCTCCACCTTGCCTTCTAGTCAGAATACAAATGCTTGAAATACCAAGAGGTGCTTGGATAGGCCCTTAAGTGGAGTGCATTTTTCAGTAGGAAactctaaataaataataactgTTACTTTGtagctttctctttcaaaacagtAAATACCCATGGCTTGTTAGCACTTAAAGATTAATGTATGCTACAGTTTCCCAAATACTGAAGTACATCCAAATTGGAAGTGCAGTAGTTCAGTTATGCAGAGTTGATTGTAATGCTTTTTCCGGCTTTCCCATTACATTGAATTGTATTTGACTAATTTAAGGGCAGTAGATTTGTTAGAGGTAGTAATTAGTGTTGCACTGTTTAAGTAGGCCAGTAATAGTTTCTGGAGCAATATTAGAGCTTTGCTTTTGGACTTTTTTGAGTAGGTTCATCTTCTTGCCTGTCTGGGAGGAAGAATGCATGAAACACTTAAAGCATAACTTGAGTAAGACATCTATCTCATTTCTGAACTTTCTTCAGGCTTGCTGACTTTGCTCTGAAGAACATTTAAGATCTAAGCTGATCAAACCCTACTGAATAACATGGTGTTTTCGATCTAAGTTAATAAAGATTGGTGTTGTTCTAGTGCATTTAGTTAGGAAATAATTGATTTTTGAGGCAGAATTTCCCCTTTTGGAGGGGGAGGATTCGGATTGTGTCTGTCTAGGTTTATGGAAGTTGAGGGGTATGGGAGGAAGCTATGAAATACTTTATAGTCTGGTCTGTAAGAATGCCATTTCAGTTTACTAATGTTAAACATTgtgacagtttttaaaaataatactgagaTTATGTCAATATAGGAAactaacttttttcttaatttgcgCAGCAATGATGGTTCAGAATTTGGAGGGTCAATTTACCAGAAAGTGAGCGACAACCTTGAAACTGCTGTAAACCTGGCTTGGACAGCAGGTAGCAACAGCACTCGCTTTGGCATTGCGGCTAAATACAAGTTGGATTCCACTGCTTCTATCTCTGTAAGTATGGCTCTAACCAACAGGGTTATGCTAAGTGTATTTTCCGTTTCTGCGAATCTGTGTGTTATTAGTACAAAAAAAGGTAATAGGTCAGGGAGTCTTGTAGGAATTACTCTGACAATCCAGGCAGTTATAATTAAACCAGCAGTATTTAAATTCTGTAATGTTGTATACAGCAAAGTCTCTCTTAGAATCTGACTGTCAAATGTTGTACTAATCTAgagtatttaatgtatttattaaaaaaaaaagaaaaaaaaccccttcatgTCTAGTTTTGTAAAtttacacaatttttttaaactcagtttTTGGGAAGCTCTGTCATGTTCTTGTGATAAGAACTCTGGTGACATTGGTTAACAAGGCAATATGCAGAAAAGTTTTCTGTATGTTATAAAGTTAGAATTGAACCTGGATTGTTGGAATCATCCTATAGAGGAAGTGGTATGAAGTGAGATAAATAATTTTGCACGTATTGCATGTGATTATCAGTTACAGCACTTCaattgcttttgtcttttttttttcaggcaaaagtGAACAATTCTAGTCTAGTTGGAGTGGGTTACACCCAGACACTGAGGCCAGGTAAGGATTATCACATTAATTACATCACGTATATGTCTTTTatgcattacaaataaaatctttgaGATCTGTGTATTTATGTGCAAGTATTTCCCTTCTTCAGAATAGTTTTGTCTTGAAGGTAGATGTTTTACAGTAGCTTATGTTGCACATCAAACCTTTATCTAAACAAGACAAATTTTTTTGTATCTAATGGTATTTCTGCATCATGTTCCTCATTGGTTTGTGTAGGAGTGAATGGTATGGTGTTTGATAGCTTAGCTTTAGGCTGTGCAAAGCAGTCTTTTTTTAGCATTGCTTTCTCCAGTCATATCAGTTGATAGCGGGTCTTGAAATAGTGATTAATTGTCAAAAGAACACACTTCCTGCTCTTAATATTTAGTAAAAAAACTTGCAGAACTTAACTTGTTCtgcttaaatatgaaaatgccTATTAATGCTATATTACCATTGGTTAGTTCCTTATTTGAAAACCAATAAAAATTGTAGTTTCATTCCATACCTTCCTTGATACAAgtgtctgtctttctttctatgcataattttttccttgtttgcacAACTTAACGTAGAAAAGGAGAGCTCTAGTGTACTTGCCAGTTGGTGACTTTGTATAGCCGTTTTATAACACAGTATTTATAAAAAGCATCCAGCTTGAGTCACATGACTTGCTTTCAGGAGATTTCATGATTAAATGGATTCTTCTGTAGAAATCTTTAGAGGAAAGTAATAGTGCGCTACAACTGGGACTTGTAATGATGGAGGTTGAGTTGCATGAAAGCTACTCTGATTGTATGTTGTAAAcatgctgtttaaaaatcttacaGGTGTGAAGCTTACGCTGTCTGCCCTGATAGATGGAAAGAGCATCAATGCTGGTGGCCATAAACTTGGTCTTGGCCTGGAATTGGAGGCTTAAAAAGGTGAAGAAACTGCTGCAGAGAAGGGATATCAGAAGAATTTGgccttaaaatgtatttccaatgtgaccagcaggctttttttcccaagaaggATGACCTAGCACAAGAGCTGTATTTGAAGTATTAGACAGTTACTTGTTAGCTGGTTTCTAGTTAAATTGGTTACCCATCTAGTTAAAATTCTGCATTAGTGCAGTCActtaaacattatttaaatgtatttaactgTTTAATGCGCTACCCACAAATAATGAAATAGACATTTATGAAAACTGTACAATtgtgtgcatgtttgtttttacGTTCCTTTTTGACATTCGATATTGCCATTGAATGAAAAATGGATCAGTGGATGTTTTGAAATGAGGTCAACAATTTTGTTAAATCACCTGAAGTAGAAATACATTTGGTATCCCAAGACAAATTGTGAATAAAACAAgtacacacacatatttgtGCCTCAGATATTTTAAGAGTTAAGATATGAGGGTAGTGCTCAGTTAAgttttaacttaaaataatcCAAGAAGTAGCGCTCTATACCTTTGTGCAGTTAAGGACCCCCACCCATGACATCACTGAATATAGATGGTTTTCACTGAACAGTTGGATTCCTCAAGCAAGTTGAATGTACCTTACTGTCAGGTAAGGTTTGTCATGACACAACGGTTTAATTCCCCCTGTGTTTCATGGGCAAGATTTACTGCATTACTAGGTGGCCTCCTGATGCAAAGAGTGCAGAATGATGCACTTGGCACACGGAGACATTTAAGAACTGCTCCTTGATGCTTTTGCCCAAGGGGTGAAAAACCTCACCACAAACACACCTTTTGCTTATATTTGTATGAAGTGAGACGTATCTCTGCAACTGAATGTAACAGTGTAATGGTGTAACAGCCTGCTTATCCCAACTGCTGTGAGAGGTTTCTGcttaaaatgactgaaataaaggcttaattttaaatggagatggaagaaaatgcatccagttttgctttccctttgaCTAATAAATCTTAGGAGATATCCATTTGAAGTCCAGAAACATGCAGAATAATGGAAAAACCTCATGTTTTTCCAGGGTAGAATTGAGAGATTAGAAGTATGAGGGATATTTGGTCTGTGAATGTAACATCCTTTAAGGTCAAACATAACTAGTTGTGACTGCTTTTAATGTGGAATATATTAAATACATGTAGTTACAGCGCTTACATTTACGAATGAGGATTTACTGAGTTCAGGGGAGTGCCTGGAGCCTACTTCTTACAGTCTCATAGTTGAGAAGGGTATCTTGACACTTAGTCTTGCAGTCTGTAGTTCGTAACAGTTTCCTTTACAGGGCAGGTGGCTAGCTTAAGATCAGGAAGCTTTTATATCTGGTTTGTGAGCTGTGTGCAGTTCATGCTGGATTAGACTTAACCCTCATAAAAGTGATATGCTCGAGGTCTTGTTCCATCCTGCATTGTTGCCCTCATACTCAAATTCTTGAGTTAAGTACTCGTGTTGTAAACTGCTTGTGTTTAGGCTTTAGCTGTGGAATAGCTGAGCCACCTTCTTCACAGAAGGTAGAGCAGAGCTTAAGCTTCCAGCTCAGGCTCTTAAGTAGGCTTGCCAGTCTATCGACTAGTTTTGTTACATGACAGAAGATTTGGCAGTATTTGTGCT
This window harbors:
- the VDAC2 gene encoding non-selective voltage-gated ion channel VDAC2 isoform X2, which translates into the protein MAIPPSYVDLGKSARDIFNKGYGFGLVKLDVKTKSASGVEFTTSGSSNTDTGKVNGSLETKYKWAEYGLTFTEKWNTDNTLGTEIAIEDQIAKGLKLTFDTTFSPNTGKKSGKIKSAYKRECLNLGCDVDFDFAGPAIHGSAVFGYEGWLAGYQMTFDSAKSKLTRNNFSVGYKTGDFQLHTNVNDGSEFGGSIYQKVSDNLETAVNLAWTAGSNSTRFGIAAKYKLDSTASISAKVNNSSLVGVGYTQTLRPGVKLTLSALIDGKSINAGGHKLGLGLELEA
- the VDAC2 gene encoding non-selective voltage-gated ion channel VDAC2 isoform X1, translated to MAARLAWPPPRSPMAIPPSYVDLGKSARDIFNKGYGFGLVKLDVKTKSASGVEFTTSGSSNTDTGKVNGSLETKYKWAEYGLTFTEKWNTDNTLGTEIAIEDQIAKGLKLTFDTTFSPNTGKKSGKIKSAYKRECLNLGCDVDFDFAGPAIHGSAVFGYEGWLAGYQMTFDSAKSKLTRNNFSVGYKTGDFQLHTNVNDGSEFGGSIYQKVSDNLETAVNLAWTAGSNSTRFGIAAKYKLDSTASISAKVNNSSLVGVGYTQTLRPGVKLTLSALIDGKSINAGGHKLGLGLELEA